Within the Pseudomonas guangdongensis genome, the region GGCGCTTCGCCCGGGCCTATGCCAAAGACCGCGCACGCTTTCTGCGCAACTGGCCGGCCGATTCGGCCCTGTACCGGTTGCTCGACCAACGTTTACCGCAGGTGCCCGGCACCTGCCCGAATAGATAGAGGGATACATCTGTGGCATTGACCGTCCTCGGCCTTTCCGGCGCCCTCAGCCATGACCCGTCCGCGGCCCTCTACATCGACGGCAAGCTGATCGCCGCCGTCGAAGAAGAGCGCTTCGTGCGCGACAAGCACGCCAAGAACCGCATGCCCTACGAGTCGGCCAAGTTCTGCCTGGAGCAGGCCGGCATCAAGCCGAGCGACGTCGACGTGGTGGCGATTCCCTTCGCGCCGATCAGCCTGTTCGACAAGGCGCGCTGGCACTACGCCAAGCGCTACGCCTACGCCCCGGACCGGGCGCTGGACGCCATCCTGTTCGGCAACCGCCGCTACTACCGCTACAAGAAGCGCATCCAGTGGTGCCTGCAGCAGCTCGGTTTCGACCTGAAGAAGGTCAAGATCGAGCCGGTCGAGCACCATCTGGCCCACGCCTCCAGCGCCTACCACTGCTCCGGCTTCAGCGAGAAGACCGCGATCATGGGCATCGACGGCAAGGGCGAGTACGCCACCACCTTCTTCGGCTGGGGCGAGAACGGCAAGATCCACAAGATCAAGGAATTCTACGATCCGGACTCCCTCGGCGGCCTGTACGGCGCGCTCACCGAGTACCTCGGCTTCGAGATGCTCGACGGCGAGTTCAAGGTGATGGGCATGGCGCCCTACGGCGACGCGGCCAAGTACGACTTCTCGCGGCTGGCCAAGTTCGAGAACGGCGAGCTGGTGATCAACACCGAGTACGCCAACGTCATCGGCTTCCGCCGCTACAAGGAAAACGGCAAGGGCTACTACTTCTCGCCCAAGCTGATCGAGTGGCTGGGCCCGAAGCGTGAAGGCGACATCGCCGACGACCCGTACATCCACTACGCTGCCAGCATGCAGGCTCTGTTCGAAAAGCTGGCGCTGGAGATGATGGATTACTACCTCGGCGACATCATCCGCGAAACCGGCAAGATCGCCTTCGCCGGCGGCTGCGCACTGAACGTCAAGCTCAACCAGAAGATCATCGCCCGCGACGAGGTCAAGGAGCTGTTCGTGCAGCCGGCCTCGGGCGATGCCGGTACCGCGGTGGGCGCCGCCGCCTACGTGTCGGTCAAGCGCGGCGTGCCGGTGGAGAAGATGGAGCACGTCTACCTCGGCCCGGCCTACTCCAACGAGGACGTGATCGCCGCCTGCGCCCGCCACCCGAATGCGCCGAAGTGGCGCAAGATCGACGACGCGCCGGCACGCATCGCCCGGATCATGGCCGACGGCAACCCGGTGGCCTGGTTCCAGGGCCGCATGGAGTTCGGCCCGCGCGCCCTCGGCGGGCGTTCGATCATCGGCTGTCCGAGCGTGCCGGGCGTCGCCGACCGCATCAACGAGCAGATCAAGTTCCGCGAGCGCTGGAGGCCGTTCTGCCCGTCGATGCTGGACACCGTCGCCCCGCAGATGCTCAAGGTCGACCACCCGAGCCCGTTCATGACCTTCACCTTCGAAGTGAACGAGGAGTGGAAGGACCGCGTGCCGGAAGTGGTCCACGAGGACGGCACCTCGCGCGCCCAGGTGCTGGAGCGCCGCCACAACCCGCGCTGGTACGACCTGATGCTCGAACTGGAGAAGCTCACCGGCAACGGCGTGTCGCTGAACACCTCGCTCAACCGCCGCGGCGAGCCGATGGTCTGCTCGCCCACTGACGCGCTGAACATGTTCTACGGCTCGGACCTGCAGTACCTGATCATGGAAGACATTCTGGTGGTCAAGGACGGGGTGGACGGGTATGACAACGTCTGAGGCGCCGGATGGCGTGCAGCCCTGGGTGCTGCAGTTCTGCCACGGCTATGACGGCCCGTTCCTCGATTGCGCGCGGCAGTACGCCGCGCTCTTCGTCGGCACGCCCTACAAGGTCTGCACCGTCTACCTGACCGGCGCGCCGAGCGATGAGGTGGTGCGTGGCTCGGCCTCGGATGAGGTGATCTTCCTCGATCACTCCAGCCGCGCGGTGCGCGGGCTCAAGCTCAAGGCCATCGCGCAGATCCGCCGGATCGCCGCCTCGCGGGACTTTCGCCTGTGCATCGCCCACCGCTTCAAGCCGATCTATGTGGCGCTGCTGGGCACGAAGCTGCCGGTGATCGGGGTGCATCACGCCTTCGGCGACTATCGCCGCCGCTCGCGGCAGCTGTTCGCCAATTTCTTCGGCAAGCGCCTGGCCCTGCTCGGCGTGTCCAATGCGGTGCGCGACGACATGCGCGCCAGCCTGCCGGACTGGCCGGCCGAGCGCATCGAAACCCTTTACAACCGCATCGACGTGGCCGCGGTGCAGGCCGAGCAGGTCTCCCGCGAGGCGGCCCGCGAGTTCCTCGGCCTGCCGCCGGACGCCTGGGTGGTCGGCAACGTCGGCCGCCTGCATCCGGACAAGGACCAGGCCACGCTGATCCGTGGCTTTGCCCTGGCGCTGCCGCGGCTGCCGGCCGGCAGCCTGCTGGCGATCATGGGCAGGGGGCGCCTAGAGTCGTCGCTGAAGGCGCTGGCGGCGGAGCTGGGTAT harbors:
- a CDS encoding glycosyltransferase, with amino-acid sequence MTTSEAPDGVQPWVLQFCHGYDGPFLDCARQYAALFVGTPYKVCTVYLTGAPSDEVVRGSASDEVIFLDHSSRAVRGLKLKAIAQIRRIAASRDFRLCIAHRFKPIYVALLGTKLPVIGVHHAFGDYRRRSRQLFANFFGKRLALLGVSNAVRDDMRASLPDWPAERIETLYNRIDVAAVQAEQVSREAAREFLGLPPDAWVVGNVGRLHPDKDQATLIRGFALALPRLPAGSLLAIMGRGRLESSLKALAAELGIAEQVRFLGQVPQGRRYFKAFDVFALTSDHEPFGMVLLEAMAAGVPAICSNCGGGREVVEGVGRLFTLADEQALARALTQAVAVAQDGPQMAEALQRFSDQRVRATFWQLPMVLRQSLPTD
- a CDS encoding carbamoyltransferase family protein; the encoded protein is MALTVLGLSGALSHDPSAALYIDGKLIAAVEEERFVRDKHAKNRMPYESAKFCLEQAGIKPSDVDVVAIPFAPISLFDKARWHYAKRYAYAPDRALDAILFGNRRYYRYKKRIQWCLQQLGFDLKKVKIEPVEHHLAHASSAYHCSGFSEKTAIMGIDGKGEYATTFFGWGENGKIHKIKEFYDPDSLGGLYGALTEYLGFEMLDGEFKVMGMAPYGDAAKYDFSRLAKFENGELVINTEYANVIGFRRYKENGKGYYFSPKLIEWLGPKREGDIADDPYIHYAASMQALFEKLALEMMDYYLGDIIRETGKIAFAGGCALNVKLNQKIIARDEVKELFVQPASGDAGTAVGAAAYVSVKRGVPVEKMEHVYLGPAYSNEDVIAACARHPNAPKWRKIDDAPARIARIMADGNPVAWFQGRMEFGPRALGGRSIIGCPSVPGVADRINEQIKFRERWRPFCPSMLDTVAPQMLKVDHPSPFMTFTFEVNEEWKDRVPEVVHEDGTSRAQVLERRHNPRWYDLMLELEKLTGNGVSLNTSLNRRGEPMVCSPTDALNMFYGSDLQYLIMEDILVVKDGVDGYDNV